One Microbacterium trichothecenolyticum DNA window includes the following coding sequences:
- a CDS encoding WXG100 family type VII secretion target has protein sequence MADLIAAQEGALRRGAEAVNTAKSGIDEQVRKVRSELDQVSGFWTGAAAGSYTQLMQRWNEETTKLNNVLVTLEDALRGTERDQAASEESHQQTIGNLGSLLG, from the coding sequence GTGGCAGATCTCATCGCCGCCCAGGAGGGTGCGCTTCGTCGTGGGGCCGAGGCGGTCAACACCGCGAAGTCGGGTATCGACGAGCAGGTCCGAAAGGTGCGCAGCGAGCTCGACCAGGTGTCGGGCTTCTGGACCGGCGCCGCCGCCGGTTCGTACACGCAGCTCATGCAGCGCTGGAACGAAGAGACGACGAAGCTCAACAACGTGCTCGTCACGCTCGAAGACGCCCTGCGCGGCACCGAGCGCGACCAGGCGGCCTCGGAAGAGTCGCACCAGCAGACCATCGGCAACCTGGGCTCGCTGCTCGGCTGA
- a CDS encoding WXG100 family type VII secretion target: protein MQSMSVRPEQVIALSGQIRNGAAGIRTRLDELESQVNALRSSWDGEAQVAYDQAQAQWTQSLTRLNELLQQIAGKTDEIAQGYTSTDKSAAGRFA, encoded by the coding sequence ATGCAGTCCATGTCCGTTCGTCCCGAGCAGGTCATCGCGCTCTCCGGTCAGATCCGCAATGGCGCCGCCGGCATCCGCACCCGTCTCGACGAGCTCGAGTCGCAGGTCAACGCGCTGCGCTCCTCGTGGGACGGCGAAGCGCAGGTCGCGTACGACCAGGCACAGGCCCAGTGGACCCAGTCGCTCACGCGCTTGAACGAGCTGCTCCAGCAGATCGCCGGCAAGACCGACGAGATCGCCCAGGGCTACACCTCGACCGACAAGTCCGCCGCCGGCCGCTTCGCCTGA
- a CDS encoding S8 family serine peptidase, whose product MRRRRLGRCAVAGAMAAALLVGSVPSAAFALDTDAEFWANAYGVETAHAAGLTGAGVKIAVIDKQINPALPVFAGRNLTVSDMQVCKTPTSAVSDVATSDSRHGSLMAALIIGNGQGPGSIKGMAPDADITFYGYGPSDSGTCRPNTDLEISTFGYLVKTAVDDGAEIITTSVTTGADERDASAIAYALARGVVIITAEPNADILADMETDIGGMNGVVAASMIDPNGDLQKDNTGAAFVIPQTTVVAAGSIFPSAGIDGDWNTAARTGGSSLAAPLVAGMLALAAQKTPQATGNQLVQALLATTNASVHEPTRTEDGYGYGAAWLPTLLSVDPTQFPDVSPLMGESAGKTVSFPTQEQIDTAEAEGFVPTPAPGKFFDLYEDSAEPVGFDVMSLVPWVVGGIVVLVLIGAAITLIVVITQRRKTGKGRTS is encoded by the coding sequence GTGAGGCGCCGCCGACTCGGTCGGTGCGCCGTCGCCGGGGCGATGGCCGCCGCGCTGCTGGTCGGATCGGTGCCGTCCGCCGCGTTCGCCCTCGACACCGACGCGGAGTTCTGGGCGAACGCCTACGGGGTCGAGACGGCGCACGCAGCCGGGCTCACCGGCGCCGGGGTGAAGATCGCCGTGATCGACAAGCAGATCAACCCCGCTCTCCCGGTGTTCGCGGGCCGGAATCTCACGGTGTCCGACATGCAGGTCTGCAAGACGCCGACGAGTGCCGTGTCCGACGTCGCAACCTCAGACTCCCGCCACGGCTCCTTGATGGCCGCTCTGATCATCGGCAACGGACAAGGCCCCGGCTCGATCAAGGGCATGGCGCCCGACGCCGATATCACCTTCTACGGATACGGCCCGTCCGACAGCGGAACCTGTCGCCCCAACACCGATCTCGAGATCTCGACCTTCGGCTATCTGGTGAAGACGGCCGTCGACGACGGCGCGGAGATCATCACGACCTCGGTCACGACCGGCGCCGACGAGAGAGACGCGTCCGCCATCGCCTACGCGCTGGCACGCGGGGTCGTCATCATCACCGCGGAGCCGAACGCCGACATCCTGGCCGACATGGAGACCGACATCGGAGGGATGAACGGCGTCGTGGCGGCCTCCATGATCGACCCGAACGGCGATCTTCAGAAAGACAACACGGGCGCGGCCTTCGTCATCCCGCAGACGACGGTGGTGGCGGCGGGGAGCATCTTCCCGTCTGCCGGGATCGACGGGGACTGGAACACCGCGGCTCGCACCGGCGGATCGTCGCTGGCTGCCCCCCTGGTGGCCGGGATGCTCGCGCTCGCCGCCCAGAAAACGCCGCAGGCCACGGGGAACCAACTCGTGCAGGCGTTGCTGGCGACGACCAACGCGTCTGTTCACGAGCCCACGCGCACCGAAGATGGCTACGGCTACGGAGCTGCGTGGCTGCCGACGCTGTTGAGCGTCGACCCGACCCAGTTCCCCGACGTATCGCCCCTGATGGGCGAGTCCGCCGGCAAGACCGTGAGCTTCCCGACGCAGGAGCAGATCGACACGGCCGAGGCCGAGGGCTTCGTGCCGACGCCGGCACCGGGGAAGTTCTTCGACCTCTACGAGGATTCGGCGGAGCCGGTCGGCTTCGACGTGATGTCGCTGGTGCCGTGGGTCGTCGGGGGCATCGTCGTCCTCGTTCTGATCGGCGCGGCCATCACGCTGATCGTCGTCATCACCCAGCGCCGCAAGACGGGGAAGGGACGCACCTCATGA